A part of Planococcus sp. MB-3u-03 genomic DNA contains:
- a CDS encoding Y-family DNA polymerase yields the protein MGKQTGKPRYIACIDMRSFYASCSAVERGLDPMEACIAIVGNQERKGSVVLAASPEMKKRFGVKTGTRLFEIPDHPDILLIEPRMQFYLEISMAITDLFAQYVPKEDIHVYSVDESFIDLTGIIHVYGTPEKAAIDMQDSIMRQFGLPSAVGIGPNMLLAKLALDLEGKKRGLAHWTMKDVPRKLWPVSPLSKMWGIGSRMERNLNNMGIFTVGDLARADVKRLEDRFGIMGHQLHQHARGIDYSELGSLLIEGQKSFGKGQILYRDYETREDILTIVLEMCEDVAMRTREARMAGRTIHLGMSYSKTSFGGGFSRSRSIDEATNDTLKIYAVCKELFREFYTGQPVRQISLSITNLEDETSMQLSLFEADKWQRRRLGAAMDAIKRKHGPTAIYRGVSGTDAGTAIDRTKLIGGHKK from the coding sequence ATGGGAAAACAAACAGGAAAGCCCCGCTATATCGCCTGTATCGACATGCGCAGCTTTTACGCCAGCTGTTCAGCAGTCGAGCGCGGCCTTGATCCGATGGAAGCGTGCATCGCCATCGTCGGGAACCAGGAGCGAAAAGGCAGCGTCGTGCTCGCAGCCTCGCCGGAAATGAAAAAACGCTTCGGTGTCAAAACCGGCACACGGCTATTTGAAATTCCGGATCATCCGGATATCCTGCTCATTGAGCCGAGGATGCAGTTTTACTTGGAGATTTCGATGGCCATTACCGACCTGTTCGCCCAGTATGTCCCGAAAGAAGACATCCATGTCTACAGTGTGGATGAGAGTTTCATCGATTTGACGGGCATCATTCATGTGTATGGAACTCCGGAAAAAGCAGCCATCGACATGCAGGATTCGATCATGCGCCAGTTCGGCTTGCCGTCTGCAGTCGGCATCGGGCCGAATATGCTGCTGGCCAAGCTGGCACTCGACTTAGAAGGCAAGAAAAGAGGGCTCGCGCATTGGACGATGAAAGACGTGCCGAGAAAATTATGGCCGGTTTCACCGCTCAGCAAAATGTGGGGCATCGGCAGCCGAATGGAGCGCAACCTCAATAATATGGGCATATTCACAGTCGGCGACTTGGCGCGGGCGGACGTCAAACGGCTAGAGGACCGCTTCGGCATCATGGGCCATCAACTGCACCAGCACGCGCGCGGCATCGATTACTCGGAACTTGGATCGCTGCTCATCGAAGGCCAGAAAAGTTTCGGGAAAGGCCAAATTCTTTACCGCGATTATGAAACGCGTGAAGACATCCTGACGATTGTGCTGGAAATGTGTGAAGATGTCGCGATGCGCACACGGGAAGCGCGCATGGCAGGGCGCACGATCCATCTCGGCATGAGCTACAGCAAAACTTCATTCGGCGGAGGCTTCTCACGCTCGCGTTCGATCGACGAAGCAACCAACGACACCTTGAAAATCTACGCTGTGTGCAAAGAACTGTTCCGGGAATTCTACACCGGCCAGCCCGTCCGTCAAATCTCGCTGTCCATCACCAATCTGGAAGACGAAACTTCGATGCAGCTGAGCTTGTTCGAAGCGGATAAATGGCAAAGGCGGCGCCTTGGCGCAGCGATGGATGCGATCAAGCGCAAGCACGGGCCGACCGCGATTTACCGTGGCGTTTCCGGTACAGACGCCGGCACGGCGATTGACCGCACGAAGCTGATCGGCGGCCACAAAAAATAA
- a CDS encoding tripartite tricarboxylate transporter TctB family protein, which yields MGEILIGVTLIALGAVIYLQSNDFPALNEVHLDAGSFPKLIAGLLILLSLMLIIKQGLVLMKSKSTGERQGAGERARDFYNEYKLVILTLLVFFIYIFLMQFIGFVVSTIVFIIFTGLLVGSRAKKDIMVITIVSVAITLGTYFFFENFLNVRFPSGIFF from the coding sequence ATGGGTGAGATATTGATAGGTGTAACATTGATTGCGCTCGGCGCTGTAATTTATTTACAATCAAACGATTTTCCGGCGCTCAACGAAGTCCATCTTGATGCCGGCTCCTTTCCAAAGTTGATTGCTGGTCTTTTGATCTTGTTATCGCTGATGCTGATCATCAAGCAAGGGCTGGTTCTTATGAAGTCCAAATCGACTGGGGAGCGGCAAGGAGCAGGTGAAAGAGCGCGCGATTTTTATAATGAATACAAACTGGTGATTCTTACGCTACTGGTTTTCTTTATTTACATTTTCCTGATGCAATTTATCGGGTTTGTCGTCTCTACGATTGTGTTCATTATCTTTACGGGTTTACTGGTCGGCTCTCGTGCCAAAAAAGATATTATGGTCATTACTATCGTTTCTGTAGCCATAACACTTGGGACTTATTTTTTCTTTGAAAACTTCCTGAATGTCCGTTTCCCTTCCGGAATTTTCTTTTAA
- a CDS encoding gamma-glutamyltransferase family protein — MDYTNHPFSGKRHTVFGKKGMVATSQPLAAQTGLEILKKGGNAIDAAIATAATLTVVEPTSNGIGGDAFALVWVKGELHGLNASGPSPQELTIEAVKAKGHDKMPTHGLVPITVPGVPAAWAELSKRFGKLSLAETLEPAIRYAEEGYPLTPILGKFWKKAYDNFKKTFTDKEFEAWFDTFAPDGRAPEIGEMWKSPGHADTLRKIGDSDAKAFYEGELAEKIDSFMTEHGGFLKKQDLATYKAEWVKPISTSYKGHEVWEIPPNGQGMVAQMALNIFKQQDEPAWQSANTLHQQIESMKLAYTDGQAFITEQTDMPVTAEHLLSDDYAASRAKEIGAEAIDPVAYELPRGGTVYLAAADEEGNMISYIQSNYMGFGSGIVIPGTGIGLQNRGADFSLDENHPNALKPGKRTFHTIIPGFLTKAGEAVGPFGVMGGYMQPQGHFQVVVNTLDYLLNPQAALDMPRWQWMGGKKVTVEAEFPNYLAQQLQQRGHQVEVMADSGSFGRGQIIWRNPETGVLAGGTESRTDGAIAVW, encoded by the coding sequence ATGGATTATACGAATCATCCCTTCTCAGGGAAACGCCATACAGTCTTCGGCAAAAAAGGTATGGTGGCGACATCGCAGCCGCTTGCTGCACAGACTGGGCTTGAGATCTTGAAAAAAGGCGGCAACGCCATTGACGCTGCAATTGCGACCGCTGCGACCTTAACGGTTGTGGAACCGACATCAAATGGCATCGGGGGAGATGCCTTCGCCCTGGTTTGGGTAAAAGGCGAGCTGCACGGCCTGAATGCTTCCGGGCCATCCCCTCAGGAACTCACGATTGAAGCGGTGAAGGCGAAAGGGCACGACAAGATGCCGACACACGGATTGGTGCCAATTACGGTCCCTGGCGTCCCGGCGGCATGGGCGGAGCTGTCGAAACGCTTTGGCAAATTATCGCTTGCGGAAACATTGGAACCTGCGATCCGCTACGCGGAAGAAGGCTATCCGCTGACGCCGATCCTCGGGAAGTTCTGGAAAAAGGCATACGATAATTTCAAGAAGACTTTTACCGATAAAGAATTCGAAGCCTGGTTCGACACTTTCGCACCGGACGGCCGTGCGCCGGAAATCGGCGAAATGTGGAAATCACCTGGCCATGCCGACACGCTCCGTAAAATCGGCGACAGCGATGCGAAAGCCTTTTACGAAGGCGAGCTGGCAGAGAAAATCGACAGCTTCATGACTGAACACGGCGGTTTCCTGAAAAAACAAGACCTAGCTACATACAAAGCGGAATGGGTCAAGCCGATCTCGACGAGTTATAAAGGGCATGAAGTATGGGAGATCCCGCCGAACGGCCAGGGCATGGTCGCGCAAATGGCGCTCAATATTTTCAAGCAGCAGGACGAGCCGGCGTGGCAAAGCGCTAACACGCTGCACCAGCAAATCGAATCGATGAAACTGGCGTATACAGACGGCCAGGCATTCATCACCGAACAAACGGATATGCCGGTGACGGCTGAACATTTATTATCCGACGATTATGCCGCGAGCCGCGCGAAGGAAATCGGCGCTGAAGCCATCGACCCTGTCGCGTACGAGCTTCCAAGAGGCGGTACGGTCTATCTCGCCGCCGCCGACGAAGAAGGCAATATGATTTCGTACATCCAAAGCAATTACATGGGCTTCGGATCGGGCATCGTCATCCCGGGCACAGGCATCGGCCTGCAGAACCGCGGGGCGGATTTCTCACTTGATGAAAACCATCCGAATGCCTTGAAACCCGGCAAGCGCACCTTCCATACGATCATCCCCGGTTTTTTGACGAAGGCGGGAGAAGCGGTCGGGCCATTCGGCGTCATGGGCGGCTATATGCAGCCACAAGGCCATTTCCAAGTAGTGGTGAATACGCTCGATTACCTCCTCAATCCGCAAGCGGCACTCGATATGCCGCGCTGGCAATGGATGGGCGGCAAGAAAGTGACCGTGGAAGCGGAATTCCCGAATTACCTGGCGCAGCAATTGCAGCAAAGAGGGCATCAAGTGGAAGTGATGGCTGATTCAGGAAGCTTCGGGCGCGGCCAGATCATTTGGCGCAATCCCGAAACTGGCGTGCTTGCAGGAGGCACCGAATCCCGGACAGACGGGGCGATTGCTGTTTGGTAA
- a CDS encoding fumarylacetoacetate hydrolase family protein, giving the protein MRLATIQWNGTEEAALVMKDGFLPLRKLNEHTAENWPTDLFTLIETGELELLKRWLREEFERMPEGALEASLMAFSEADYAPLYRHPRKIWGIGLNYAEHAADLKEVSPDTEPASFMKPDTMVIGPGEAIELPKQSNRVTAEAELGIIIGTECKNVSREDAFDVVAGFTTIIDMTAEDILEKNPRYLTRAKSFDTFFSFGPELVTPDEVEAVLELTVATVKNGEVHRKNSVSNMTFRPRDLIAFHSEVMTLLPGDIISTGTPGAVVIRDGDVVECRIDGFQTLHNPVEDLKLPGRE; this is encoded by the coding sequence ATGCGCCTCGCGACAATCCAGTGGAACGGCACAGAAGAAGCGGCGCTGGTCATGAAGGACGGCTTTTTGCCATTGCGCAAACTCAACGAACATACCGCAGAAAACTGGCCGACCGATTTGTTCACGCTGATCGAAACAGGAGAACTCGAGCTCTTGAAGAGGTGGCTGAGGGAGGAATTCGAACGCATGCCTGAAGGGGCGCTTGAAGCATCGCTCATGGCGTTTTCCGAAGCGGATTATGCGCCTTTATACCGCCATCCGCGAAAAATCTGGGGCATCGGGCTGAATTACGCCGAACATGCGGCCGATTTGAAGGAAGTATCGCCAGACACCGAACCGGCGAGTTTCATGAAACCCGATACGATGGTTATCGGGCCGGGAGAGGCGATCGAGCTGCCGAAGCAGTCTAACCGGGTGACGGCGGAAGCGGAGCTCGGCATCATTATCGGAACCGAATGTAAGAACGTTTCAAGAGAAGATGCATTCGATGTGGTGGCGGGTTTTACGACGATTATCGATATGACCGCTGAAGACATTCTCGAGAAAAATCCGCGCTATTTGACGCGCGCGAAGAGCTTTGACACCTTCTTCAGTTTCGGTCCGGAACTCGTGACGCCTGACGAAGTGGAGGCTGTGCTTGAACTGACGGTGGCGACCGTCAAGAACGGCGAAGTCCACCGGAAAAACAGCGTCTCAAATATGACGTTCCGGCCGCGGGATCTCATAGCGTTTCATTCGGAAGTGATGACGCTATTGCCTGGAGACATCATCTCAACTGGAACGCCGGGGGCAGTCGTCATCCGCGATGGCGATGTGGTCGAATGCCGCATCGATGGATTTCAGACTTTGCACAACCCGGTCGAAGATTTGAAATTGCCAGGCCGTGAATAA
- a CDS encoding chromate transporter: MIYWQIFLAFFIPGIIGYGGGPASIPLVEKEVVDRYGWMDTQEFSEVLALGNSLPGPIATKMAGYIGYAEGGALGAIVGLFGAVAPSLILMIALMAVLFKYKDSREVKNISKVVKPVIAVLIGVMTLDFILTSEAALGGIQTAVLIVVSYLMLEKWKLHPALVIGLALLYGALTGIS, translated from the coding sequence ATGATTTACTGGCAGATATTCCTGGCGTTTTTCATTCCAGGCATCATCGGTTATGGCGGCGGGCCGGCATCGATCCCGCTCGTTGAAAAGGAAGTCGTCGACCGGTATGGCTGGATGGATACGCAGGAATTCAGTGAAGTGCTGGCGCTCGGCAATTCCTTGCCCGGGCCGATTGCAACGAAAATGGCCGGTTACATCGGCTATGCTGAGGGGGGGGCCCTCGGCGCAATCGTCGGCCTGTTCGGTGCCGTGGCCCCGTCGTTAATCTTGATGATTGCGCTGATGGCAGTTCTTTTCAAATACAAAGATTCACGTGAAGTGAAAAATATATCGAAGGTCGTCAAGCCGGTCATCGCCGTACTAATTGGTGTGATGACGCTCGACTTCATTCTCACATCCGAAGCTGCACTTGGCGGCATCCAGACGGCAGTGCTCATCGTCGTCAGTTACTTGATGCTTGAGAAATGGAAACTGCATCCCGCCTTGGTAATCGGACTGGCGCTGTTGTATGGGGCGCTGACAGGAATTTCTTAA
- a CDS encoding chromate transporter produces MAFFRAGMLGFGGGPAVIPIMQRDVVERYGWMTDEDYGDTIALANTMPGPIATKLAGYIGYRVAGLRGCLIALAASVIPTVILMILLLGILQNYKDVPWVANMSNAVVPVVAVMLGVLTWNFVQQSEKALGWSRAILLIVVSIVLLEVLGLHPAFLIAALILLVLVPFIKRTVSRK; encoded by the coding sequence ATGGCGTTCTTTCGCGCAGGCATGCTCGGGTTCGGCGGCGGTCCGGCGGTCATTCCGATTATGCAGCGTGACGTGGTGGAACGCTACGGCTGGATGACGGATGAAGATTACGGCGATACGATTGCCCTCGCCAACACAATGCCTGGGCCGATTGCGACCAAACTCGCCGGTTATATCGGTTATCGTGTGGCAGGGCTGCGCGGCTGTTTGATCGCCCTTGCCGCCTCCGTCATCCCTACCGTCATCTTGATGATCCTGCTTCTTGGCATCCTGCAAAATTATAAAGATGTGCCATGGGTAGCGAATATGTCAAATGCGGTCGTTCCGGTTGTGGCCGTTATGCTTGGCGTCCTGACCTGGAATTTCGTCCAGCAATCCGAAAAAGCGCTGGGATGGAGCCGGGCAATCCTGTTGATCGTTGTATCGATTGTTCTTCTTGAAGTGCTTGGGCTGCATCCGGCTTTCCTGATTGCCGCCTTGATTCTTCTGGTTCTCGTGCCATTCATTAAAAGGACGGTGAGCAGAAAATGA
- a CDS encoding Bug family tripartite tricarboxylate transporter substrate binding protein — protein sequence MRRNAWKKMALATGVSAAAFGLVACGEEDSGAAVENYPEREVEMIIPWAPGGGSDIEGRLVAEHGGTHFDQSFVVINSPGVGGTVGLEELTEREADGYSIGQVHEGLLVAHHTDITPINYDSFEPIASMSASDQILAVSNDLGIDSLEEFVEYGKENEVRFGGTVAGIPRVWVEQLGRALEINYNLVGYEGLSEAIQALAGGHIDAAIVDYSSANEFVEAGHMKFLAIGTSERIERLPDVPTFVESGYDVTMSINRGYVAPEGTDPAIVEKLAAAFEEASNDPAYIEAVQNVGTEVDFMGPEEYRTHLEEQDAIISEIVQDLE from the coding sequence ATGAGACGAAATGCATGGAAAAAAATGGCGTTGGCGACAGGAGTTTCAGCAGCTGCATTCGGACTTGTAGCTTGCGGTGAAGAAGATAGCGGGGCAGCAGTCGAAAATTACCCCGAGCGTGAAGTGGAAATGATCATTCCTTGGGCTCCGGGTGGAGGAAGCGATATCGAAGGGCGCCTTGTCGCTGAACATGGCGGGACGCATTTTGACCAATCCTTCGTTGTCATCAATTCACCTGGCGTCGGCGGTACCGTCGGCTTGGAGGAATTGACTGAACGGGAAGCGGACGGCTATAGCATCGGGCAAGTCCATGAAGGGCTCTTGGTTGCCCACCATACGGATATTACGCCAATCAACTATGACAGCTTTGAACCGATCGCTTCAATGTCCGCCTCTGACCAGATTTTAGCGGTATCGAATGACCTTGGGATCGACTCCTTGGAGGAATTCGTGGAATACGGCAAAGAAAATGAAGTGCGCTTCGGCGGAACGGTTGCCGGCATCCCGCGCGTATGGGTAGAGCAACTTGGCCGTGCGCTGGAAATTAATTACAACCTCGTCGGCTACGAAGGTTTGAGTGAAGCGATTCAAGCACTCGCAGGCGGCCATATCGATGCGGCGATCGTTGATTATTCTTCTGCGAATGAATTCGTTGAAGCCGGGCACATGAAGTTCCTGGCTATCGGTACATCGGAACGCATCGAGCGATTGCCTGACGTCCCGACATTCGTGGAAAGTGGCTATGATGTGACGATGAGCATCAACCGCGGTTATGTGGCACCGGAAGGAACAGATCCGGCAATCGTTGAAAAATTGGCGGCCGCATTTGAAGAGGCTTCAAATGATCCTGCTTATATCGAAGCTGTACAGAACGTAGGAACCGAAGTCGATTTCATGGGGCCGGAAGAATACCGCACCCATCTAGAGGAACAAGACGCAATCATTAGCGAAATCGTCCAAGACCTCGAATAG
- a CDS encoding FusB/FusC family EF-G-binding protein produces the protein MAIIKESTDRTNVSGQPEAFIRNHQYNFIKEQALALVTAHATANDAEVLSVLRHLSHEKVFAMFPALTEEQKNVLRPLTAVKDTNAAEEFLSGLRPYLIPFPTVNLDNLKRLFPKAKRLKGPNLAAMDFHALSYLSWQENTNRFLVAERNGRLQTVSGQFGASRKQGICMICHKHSSVGLFMAKTKGANIDSYVKHGQYICADEAACNARLTTVDRLEKFLDRLER, from the coding sequence ATGGCTATCATCAAAGAATCGACGGATCGGACGAATGTTTCAGGCCAGCCCGAAGCGTTTATCCGCAACCATCAATATAATTTCATTAAAGAGCAGGCCTTGGCGCTTGTGACGGCACATGCGACAGCGAACGATGCTGAAGTGTTGAGCGTGCTGCGCCATTTAAGCCATGAGAAAGTATTCGCCATGTTCCCAGCGTTAACGGAAGAACAGAAGAATGTATTGCGTCCGCTGACGGCCGTCAAAGACACTAACGCTGCGGAAGAGTTTCTGTCGGGGCTGCGCCCTTACTTGATTCCCTTTCCAACCGTCAACCTCGACAATTTGAAGCGTTTGTTTCCAAAAGCAAAAAGGCTGAAAGGGCCGAATCTTGCGGCAATGGATTTTCACGCCTTATCGTATTTGTCCTGGCAGGAAAACACCAACCGCTTTTTGGTCGCCGAACGGAACGGCCGCCTGCAAACGGTGAGCGGCCAATTCGGTGCGAGCCGCAAGCAGGGCATCTGCATGATTTGCCATAAACACAGTTCGGTCGGCTTATTCATGGCCAAGACCAAAGGCGCGAACATCGACAGCTACGTCAAGCACGGCCAGTACATCTGTGCAGATGAAGCGGCATGCAACGCCCGACTGACGACCGTCGACCGCCTCGAGAAATTCCTGGATCGGCTGGAACGTTAA
- the rpmG gene encoding 50S ribosomal protein L33, whose translation MRVNITLACTETGDRNYSTTKNKRNNPERIELKKYCPRLKKVTLHRETK comes from the coding sequence ATGAGAGTGAACATTACATTGGCCTGCACAGAAACGGGCGACCGCAATTACTCGACGACCAAAAACAAGCGCAACAACCCGGAGCGCATCGAATTGAAAAAATATTGCCCGCGTTTGAAAAAAGTGACTTTGCACCGCGAAACCAAGTAA
- a CDS encoding SDR family NAD(P)-dependent oxidoreductase, with amino-acid sequence MARLEGKVAVITGGAGVIGKVTAKRFLEEGAKVVLVDISEQTLQETKQELGGEVEIVQADVSKEADVKNYVDKAIEAFGKIDVFFNNAGIEGKVAPLTEQTVEDFDQVIAINVRGVFLGMKHVLPVMYKQGSGSVINMSSVSGLSGSPNVSPYITSKHAVVGLTKAAAYESARHQVRVNSVHPSPVNSCMMRSLEEGLGTTEKTLSKTIPLGRYAESEDISNLVLFLASDESTFISGAQYRVDGGMAAL; translated from the coding sequence ATGGCAAGATTGGAAGGGAAAGTGGCCGTCATTACCGGAGGCGCTGGCGTAATCGGTAAAGTGACGGCGAAACGGTTTTTGGAGGAAGGGGCAAAAGTCGTGCTCGTCGATATTTCTGAACAGACCCTCCAAGAAACGAAGCAAGAACTTGGCGGCGAAGTGGAAATTGTCCAAGCTGATGTCTCCAAAGAAGCAGATGTCAAAAACTATGTCGACAAAGCGATCGAAGCGTTCGGCAAGATCGACGTGTTCTTCAACAATGCAGGGATCGAAGGAAAAGTCGCTCCGCTCACCGAGCAGACAGTGGAAGATTTCGATCAAGTCATCGCCATCAATGTGCGCGGCGTCTTTCTCGGCATGAAACATGTGCTGCCGGTCATGTACAAGCAAGGCTCCGGGAGCGTCATTAATATGTCATCGGTGTCGGGCCTTAGCGGTTCGCCGAACGTCAGCCCGTATATCACATCAAAGCACGCGGTCGTCGGTTTGACGAAAGCCGCAGCTTACGAAAGTGCGCGCCATCAAGTCCGCGTCAATTCGGTCCACCCGTCGCCCGTCAATTCATGCATGATGCGTTCGCTCGAGGAAGGACTCGGTACGACCGAAAAAACTTTGTCGAAAACGATTCCGCTCGGCCGCTACGCCGAATCCGAGGATATCTCCAATCTAGTGCTGTTCCTCGCTTCCGATGAAAGTACGTTCATCTCAGGCGCCCAGTACCGCGTGGATGGCGGCATGGCCGCATTATAG
- a CDS encoding LysR family transcriptional regulator, producing MDHKLEIFVTTAEQKSFTRAAELLHMTPSAISLSIKALEKKLGVRLFDRNNKYVQLTEAGQVSYGQAKEILLKYDQLKIALLELEPSAAMPLSIGAAYTFGEYFLPSIIYAFNKRHPNITPTITIHNSKAIIEQTHKQELDIGFIVEGDIGNPDIDIELFTEEEMVIVARPNHPIIRNSQVDRRLLEAETWIIREPGSGTRDVTDKLFAQLGIAPKKVMSFGSSQTIKESVALGLGISYLSESTVRSETNSGTIGAISLTDFPNKSRFHYITHRSSFHTQAAQLFLDFLDSYVMDEKVSVHTKKRLADK from the coding sequence ATGGATCATAAACTTGAAATCTTCGTGACCACAGCAGAGCAGAAAAGTTTCACGCGCGCAGCCGAGCTGCTTCACATGACGCCTTCCGCCATTTCTTTGAGCATCAAGGCACTCGAGAAAAAGCTCGGCGTTCGGCTGTTCGACCGCAATAATAAATACGTCCAATTAACGGAAGCCGGGCAAGTGAGTTACGGACAGGCTAAAGAGATCCTTCTAAAATACGACCAATTGAAAATCGCCCTGTTAGAACTCGAACCGTCCGCGGCCATGCCATTGTCGATCGGGGCGGCCTATACGTTCGGCGAATACTTTCTGCCAAGCATCATCTATGCATTCAACAAACGCCACCCGAACATCACGCCAACCATTACAATCCACAACTCCAAAGCCATCATCGAGCAAACCCATAAGCAGGAACTCGATATCGGCTTTATCGTCGAAGGCGACATCGGCAATCCGGATATCGACATCGAATTGTTTACGGAAGAAGAAATGGTCATCGTCGCACGCCCCAACCATCCGATTATCCGCAACTCACAAGTCGACCGCCGCTTGCTTGAAGCGGAAACTTGGATTATCCGCGAACCCGGCTCCGGCACGCGCGATGTGACCGATAAGCTGTTCGCCCAGCTTGGCATTGCACCGAAGAAAGTGATGAGCTTCGGCAGCTCCCAGACGATCAAGGAATCGGTCGCACTCGGCCTTGGCATCTCCTACCTATCCGAATCCACCGTCAGAAGCGAGACGAATAGCGGAACCATTGGCGCGATCAGCCTGACCGATTTCCCGAACAAGAGCCGTTTTCATTACATCACCCACCGCTCGAGCTTCCATACACAGGCTGCCCAACTGTTTTTGGACTTTCTTGACTCCTATGTCATGGATGAAAAAGTCTCGGTGCATACGAAGAAGCGTTTGGCAGACAAATAA
- a CDS encoding tripartite tricarboxylate transporter permease, translating to MMDLFILGIAEIFQWRILLIILVGVVVGILAGLIPGFTVAMAIVLTLPLTFGMDPVSGVAAMIGVFVGGMSGGLITAALLGIPGTPSSIATTFDAYPMAQNGEPGKALSIGIWASFLSSIISFILLVSIAPQISRFALMMGPWEMFSLIVVSLTIIASVTGDSIIKGLIAGLFGILIATVGADPISGISRFSFDLQTLRAGIPFLVVLIGMFAISRLLVSLERKELDKDDAKRAEEKLKDVQFVLRPIHTMLTVLKRPGTLLGSSAIGAIIGAIPGAGGSIANIVAYDQAKKWSKNPEKFGTGCEEGVIASEAGNNSTVGGDLIPTVALGIPGSAVTAVLLSALMVHGITPGPLLIVNEPNIVGGIFFAFLVASFWMLITQFLGMRYFMKVTQVPVQVLVPVILVLCVIGTFVLNNRFTDLYILIVMGFIGYLFTKYNFSLAPAIIGVILGPIAEVNLRRAVMADPEWTLFLTRPISLTFLILAVLSIVFTAWQNYRTNYRLKKNIS from the coding sequence ATGATGGACTTATTTATTCTAGGAATTGCTGAAATATTTCAATGGCGCATTTTATTGATCATTTTGGTAGGAGTAGTCGTTGGGATTCTAGCAGGTTTGATCCCGGGCTTTACAGTCGCTATGGCGATTGTCCTGACGCTTCCGCTGACATTCGGAATGGACCCTGTGTCTGGTGTCGCAGCGATGATCGGTGTCTTTGTCGGCGGCATGTCCGGCGGTTTGATCACAGCAGCGCTACTTGGGATCCCAGGGACGCCTTCGTCTATCGCTACCACGTTCGATGCATATCCGATGGCGCAAAATGGAGAACCGGGTAAGGCGCTATCAATCGGCATATGGGCATCATTTCTAAGCTCAATCATCAGTTTCATTCTTCTCGTCTCGATTGCACCTCAAATCTCTAGATTTGCGTTGATGATGGGGCCGTGGGAAATGTTCTCGCTCATCGTCGTTTCCTTGACGATTATCGCAAGCGTTACGGGTGATTCAATTATCAAAGGCTTGATTGCTGGTTTATTCGGTATTTTAATCGCAACAGTTGGGGCGGATCCTATTTCCGGCATTTCACGCTTCTCCTTCGATTTACAAACTTTGCGGGCAGGCATCCCCTTCCTTGTTGTTTTGATTGGGATGTTTGCGATTTCGCGCCTTCTTGTCTCACTTGAGCGCAAAGAATTAGACAAAGACGACGCTAAGCGCGCTGAAGAAAAATTAAAAGATGTTCAATTTGTTCTACGTCCGATCCATACGATGCTGACTGTACTGAAAAGGCCAGGGACGCTTCTCGGTTCCTCAGCAATCGGTGCGATCATCGGTGCGATTCCAGGCGCCGGGGGGAGTATCGCCAATATTGTAGCCTATGACCAAGCAAAGAAATGGTCAAAAAATCCAGAGAAGTTCGGGACGGGTTGTGAAGAGGGGGTCATCGCCTCCGAAGCTGGAAACAACTCCACTGTAGGAGGAGATTTGATTCCGACGGTAGCTCTCGGCATACCCGGTTCAGCCGTCACAGCTGTTTTGCTTTCTGCATTAATGGTCCATGGTATCACGCCCGGACCCTTACTGATCGTCAACGAGCCGAACATCGTCGGGGGAATTTTCTTTGCTTTTCTTGTCGCTTCTTTCTGGATGCTAATTACTCAGTTTCTGGGTATGCGTTATTTCATGAAAGTGACGCAGGTGCCGGTCCAGGTTTTGGTCCCTGTTATCTTGGTATTGTGTGTCATCGGGACGTTTGTTCTTAATAACCGTTTTACGGATCTCTATATTTTAATCGTCATGGGATTCATCGGTTATCTTTTCACCAAGTATAATTTTTCTCTGGCTCCTGCAATTATCGGGGTTATTCTCGGGCCAATTGCGGAAGTCAATCTACGACGGGCAGTAATGGCCGATCCGGAATGGACACTGTTTCTGACTCGTCCCATTTCCTTAACATTCCTTATTCTCGCAGTTCTGTCTATCGTATTCACAGCATGGCAGAACTACCGCACCAACTATCGCTTAAAAAAGAATATCAGTTAA